From one Bacteroides fragilis NCTC 9343 genomic stretch:
- a CDS encoding prephenate dehydratase, translating into MKRIAIQGTLGSYHDIAAHKYFEGEEIELICCANFEDVFAAIRKDSQTIGMLAIENTIAGSLLHNNELLRQSGTQIIGEYKLRISHSFVCLPEEDWNDITEVNSHPIALMQCREFLNQHPRIKVVEAEDTALSAEIIKRENLKGHAAICSRAAAERYGMKVLQEGIETNKHNFTRFLVVADPWQVDEIRKQNTVLNKANIVFTLPHSEGSLSQVLSILSFYNINLTKIQSLPIIGREWEYQFYVDVAFNDYLRYKQSITAITPLTKELKILGEYAEGKSNV; encoded by the coding sequence ATGAAAAGAATAGCAATTCAAGGAACACTGGGCTCGTATCACGATATAGCCGCACACAAGTACTTCGAAGGAGAAGAGATAGAATTAATCTGTTGCGCCAACTTTGAAGATGTGTTTGCTGCCATCCGGAAAGATAGTCAGACCATCGGGATGCTGGCCATTGAAAACACGATTGCAGGAAGCCTGCTGCACAACAACGAATTGTTGCGCCAAAGCGGCACACAAATTATCGGCGAATACAAATTACGCATTTCGCATAGCTTCGTTTGCCTGCCCGAAGAGGACTGGAATGACATTACCGAGGTGAACTCTCACCCGATTGCCCTGATGCAATGCCGGGAGTTCCTGAACCAACACCCACGTATCAAAGTGGTAGAAGCCGAAGATACGGCTTTGAGTGCCGAAATCATCAAACGGGAAAACCTGAAAGGGCACGCCGCCATCTGTTCCCGTGCCGCTGCCGAACGCTACGGAATGAAGGTACTGCAGGAAGGCATCGAAACCAACAAACACAATTTCACCCGTTTTCTGGTAGTGGCAGATCCGTGGCAGGTGGACGAGATACGAAAGCAAAACACCGTTCTCAACAAAGCAAACATCGTTTTCACTCTCCCCCACTCCGAAGGAAGTCTCTCACAGGTTCTGTCTATTCTATCTTTTTATAATATCAACTTAACAAAAATACAATCGCTCCCTATCATCGGACGGGAATGGGAATACCAGTTTTACGTAGATGTAGCTTTCAACGATTACCTGAGATATAAACAATCGATTACAGCAATCACTCCATTGACGAAAGAACTTAAAATATTAGGCGAATATGCAGAAGGAAAATCAAACGTATAA
- a CDS encoding bifunctional 3-deoxy-7-phosphoheptulonate synthase/chorismate mutase type II, with protein sequence MELESILLPGVEDKRPMVIAGPCSAETEEQVMSTATQLAAKGVKIFRAGIWKPRTKPGGFEGIGVDGLAWLKEVKKETGMYVSTEVATAKHVYECLKAGIDVLWVGARTTANPFAVQEIADALKGVDIPVLVKNPVNPDLELWIGALERINNAGLKRLGAIHRGFSSYDKKLYRNLPQWHIPIELRRRIPELPIFCDPSHIGGKRELVAPLCQQAMDLNFDGLIVESHCNPDCAWSDASQQVTPDVLDYILNLLVIRKETQTTENLNVLRKQIDECDDNIIQELAKRMRVAREIGTYKKEHDITVLQTGRYNEILEKRGAQGEQCGMSAEFVKVIFEAIHEESVRQQMEIINK encoded by the coding sequence ATGGAACTCGAATCAATCTTATTGCCGGGTGTGGAAGATAAACGCCCGATGGTAATAGCCGGCCCTTGCAGCGCCGAAACAGAAGAGCAAGTAATGTCAACAGCTACCCAACTGGCAGCCAAAGGAGTAAAAATCTTCCGTGCGGGAATCTGGAAACCGCGCACCAAACCGGGAGGTTTCGAAGGAATCGGTGTGGACGGACTGGCCTGGCTGAAAGAGGTGAAAAAAGAAACCGGCATGTACGTATCTACCGAGGTAGCCACCGCCAAACATGTGTACGAATGCCTGAAAGCGGGTATCGACGTACTCTGGGTAGGAGCACGTACCACTGCCAATCCTTTTGCCGTACAGGAAATAGCCGATGCACTGAAGGGAGTAGACATTCCTGTACTGGTTAAAAACCCGGTAAACCCGGACCTGGAATTATGGATCGGTGCTTTGGAACGCATCAACAACGCCGGACTGAAACGTCTGGGAGCCATCCACCGCGGATTCAGCAGCTACGACAAGAAGTTATACCGCAACTTGCCTCAATGGCACATTCCTATCGAATTGCGCCGCCGCATACCCGAACTACCTATCTTCTGCGATCCGAGCCACATCGGCGGAAAGCGCGAACTGGTAGCTCCTCTCTGCCAGCAGGCTATGGACCTGAACTTTGACGGATTGATTGTAGAAAGCCATTGCAACCCGGACTGTGCATGGAGCGACGCTTCACAGCAAGTGACTCCGGACGTACTGGACTATATCCTCAACCTGCTTGTCATCCGTAAAGAAACGCAGACAACGGAGAATCTGAACGTATTGCGCAAGCAGATTGACGAATGTGATGACAACATCATACAGGAATTGGCAAAACGTATGCGCGTAGCACGCGAAATCGGTACTTACAAAAAGGAACACGATATCACAGTGCTTCAGACCGGACGTTATAACGAGATTCTTGAAAAACGAGGTGCTCAGGGCGAACAGTGCGGCATGAGTGCAGAGTTTGTGAAAGTGATCTTCGAAGCCATCCACGAAGAATCGGTTCGTCAACAGATGGAGATTATCAATAAATAG
- a CDS encoding FadR/GntR family transcriptional regulator, producing MDTLKLHGQAITLVDQVEDNLLTYFRTKDLRAGDAIPNEMELAAALGVARSVLREALSRLKMVGMIETRTRRGMILTEPSILGGMKRVVDPRILSEHSLFDLLGFRIALELGICSDLFQNITPEDIVELKEIVRLGIAFENNEYAPISEFTFHAKLYEITGNATIREFQEIIHPVMVFVKDKFKELLEPINIEIKERGELVTHADLLGFLEKHDEAGYRKALEKHFAVYKIFMKRRIVNE from the coding sequence ATGGATACATTAAAACTACATGGTCAGGCGATAACTTTGGTCGATCAGGTCGAAGATAACCTACTTACTTATTTTAGAACCAAAGATCTGCGGGCAGGAGATGCCATTCCCAATGAGATGGAACTGGCCGCTGCTTTGGGTGTGGCACGTAGTGTGCTGAGGGAGGCCCTCAGCCGATTGAAAATGGTAGGGATGATCGAGACACGTACCAGGCGGGGAATGATTCTGACCGAACCTTCTATCCTTGGAGGCATGAAGCGGGTTGTCGATCCTCGCATTCTGAGTGAGCATTCCCTGTTTGATCTTTTAGGTTTCAGGATTGCTTTGGAATTGGGAATTTGCAGTGATCTTTTCCAGAATATAACTCCGGAAGATATTGTTGAACTGAAGGAGATTGTCCGGTTGGGAATCGCTTTTGAGAACAATGAATATGCCCCTATCAGTGAATTTACTTTTCATGCTAAACTTTATGAGATAACCGGTAATGCCACTATCCGTGAATTTCAGGAGATCATCCATCCCGTGATGGTTTTTGTGAAAGACAAATTCAAAGAGTTGCTCGAACCTATTAATATAGAGATAAAAGAGCGGGGAGAATTGGTAACTCACGCTGACCTTCTCGGCTTTTTGGAAAAACATGATGAGGCCGGTTATAGAAAGGCGCTTGAGAAACATTTTGCCGTATACAAGATTTTTATGAAACGTAGAATCGTTAACGAATAA
- a CDS encoding prephenate dehydrogenase, whose protein sequence is MRILILGAGKMGSFFTDILSFQHETAVFDVNPHQLRFVYNTYRFTTLEEIKEFEPELVINAATVKYTLDAFRKILPVLPKDCILSDIASVKTGLKKFYEESGFRYVSTHPMFGPTFASLSNLSSESAIIISESDHLGKVFFKDLYNSLNLNIFEYTFDEHDETVAYSLSIPFVSTFVFAAVMKHQEAPGTTFKKHMAIAKGLLSEDDYLLQEILFNPRTPSQVENIRTELKQLLEIITNKDAEGMKKYLTKIREKIK, encoded by the coding sequence ATGCGAATTCTAATTTTGGGAGCCGGCAAGATGGGCTCCTTCTTTACTGACATACTAAGTTTCCAGCACGAGACGGCCGTGTTCGACGTCAACCCGCATCAGCTTCGGTTTGTATACAACACCTACCGCTTCACCACTCTGGAGGAGATCAAGGAGTTCGAACCGGAACTGGTGATCAATGCTGCCACAGTGAAATACACGCTGGACGCTTTCCGCAAAATTCTGCCGGTTTTGCCCAAAGACTGTATCCTGAGTGATATTGCTTCGGTAAAAACCGGATTGAAGAAGTTCTACGAAGAAAGCGGATTCCGTTATGTCTCCACTCACCCGATGTTTGGCCCTACTTTTGCCAGCCTGAGCAATCTGAGCAGCGAAAGCGCCATCATCATCAGTGAGAGTGATCATTTGGGGAAAGTATTCTTTAAAGACTTATACAATAGCCTGAACCTGAACATCTTCGAATATACTTTCGACGAGCATGATGAAACAGTGGCTTACTCCCTGTCCATCCCGTTTGTTTCGACATTTGTTTTTGCAGCTGTCATGAAGCACCAGGAAGCTCCGGGAACCACATTCAAAAAGCACATGGCCATTGCCAAAGGGCTGCTGAGCGAAGATGACTACTTATTGCAGGAAATCCTGTTCAATCCGCGCACACCGTCACAAGTGGAGAACATCCGCACAGAGCTGAAACAACTGCTTGAGATCATCACCAACAAAGATGCGGAGGGAATGAAAAAGTACCTGACGAAGATACGAGAGAAAATTAAATGA
- a CDS encoding pyridoxal phosphate-dependent aminotransferase: protein MQKENQTYKVAPADRLAGVSEYYFSKKLKEVARMNAEGKDVISLGIGSPDMPPSEQTIETLCNNAHDPNGHGYQPYVGIPELRKGFADWYKRWYGVELNPATEIQPLIGSKEGILHVTLAFVNPGEQVLVPNPGYPTYTSLSKILGAEVVNYNLKEEDGWMPDFDELEKMDLSRVKLMWTNYPNMPTGANATPELYKRLVEFARRKNIVIVNDNPYSFILNDKPISILSVPGAKECCIEFNSMSKSHNMPGWRIGMLASNAEFVQWILKVKSNIDSGMFRAMQLAAAKALEADSTWYEGNNVNYRNRRHLAGEIMKTLGCTYDEKQVGMFLWGKIPASCADVEELTEKVLQEARVFITPGFIFGSNGARYIRISLCCKDAKLAEALERIKSIMK, encoded by the coding sequence ATGCAGAAGGAAAATCAAACGTATAAGGTAGCGCCGGCCGACAGACTGGCCGGTGTAAGCGAATACTACTTTTCGAAGAAACTGAAAGAAGTGGCACGGATGAACGCAGAAGGTAAAGATGTAATCAGCCTGGGAATCGGAAGCCCGGACATGCCTCCTTCGGAACAGACCATCGAAACGCTATGTAATAATGCTCACGATCCGAACGGACACGGTTATCAACCGTATGTGGGTATACCGGAACTTCGCAAGGGTTTTGCCGACTGGTATAAACGCTGGTATGGAGTGGAACTGAATCCGGCAACAGAAATTCAGCCGCTGATCGGATCAAAAGAAGGCATCTTGCACGTGACACTCGCTTTTGTCAATCCGGGAGAACAGGTACTGGTGCCCAATCCGGGATATCCCACCTACACTTCGTTAAGCAAAATACTGGGTGCCGAGGTGGTGAACTATAACCTGAAAGAGGAAGACGGATGGATGCCGGACTTCGATGAACTGGAAAAGATGGATCTGAGCCGCGTGAAACTGATGTGGACCAACTATCCGAACATGCCTACCGGTGCCAACGCTACTCCGGAACTGTACAAACGCCTGGTGGAGTTTGCCCGCCGCAAGAACATCGTGATTGTGAACGACAATCCGTACAGCTTTATCCTGAACGATAAGCCGATCAGTATCCTGAGTGTGCCGGGTGCCAAAGAATGCTGTATAGAATTCAACTCCATGAGTAAAAGTCACAATATGCCGGGATGGCGTATCGGCATGCTGGCTTCGAACGCAGAGTTTGTACAATGGATTCTGAAAGTGAAAAGCAACATCGACAGCGGAATGTTCCGTGCCATGCAACTGGCAGCTGCCAAAGCACTTGAAGCGGATTCGACCTGGTACGAAGGCAACAATGTAAACTATCGGAACCGTCGTCACCTGGCCGGCGAGATTATGAAAACGCTGGGATGCACGTACGACGAAAAGCAGGTGGGCATGTTTCTCTGGGGAAAAATCCCCGCAAGTTGCGCCGACGTGGAAGAACTGACAGAGAAAGTGCTGCAGGAGGCCCGCGTCTTCATCACTCCTGGATTTATATTCGGAAGCAACGGAGCAAGATACATCCGCATCTCTCTCTGCTGCAAAGACGCCAAGCTGGCAGAAGCGCTGGAACGAATCAAATCAATAATGAAATAA